The following proteins come from a genomic window of Iamia sp. SCSIO 61187:
- a CDS encoding STAS domain-containing protein, with protein MIDVDRSRLAQGVVVVALSGDVDVFSVPRLRSVLTEHIGTVDVVLDLAGVAFCDSSALRVFVDAQRRAAAGGRTLEIAHPSAPVRNLFDVSGLRGVLRVTTDP; from the coding sequence GTGATCGACGTCGACCGCTCGCGCCTGGCCCAGGGGGTGGTCGTGGTGGCCCTGTCGGGCGACGTCGACGTGTTCTCCGTGCCCCGCCTCCGCTCCGTCCTCACCGAGCACATCGGCACGGTCGACGTCGTGCTCGACCTGGCCGGGGTGGCCTTCTGCGACTCCAGCGCCCTGCGGGTGTTCGTCGACGCCCAGCGGCGGGCCGCCGCCGGGGGGCGCACCCTGGAGATCGCCCACCCCAGCGCCCCGGTGCGGAACCTGTTCGACGTGAGCGGGCTCCGGGGCGTGCTCCGGGTGACCACCGATCCCTGA